From Chryseobacterium salivictor, a single genomic window includes:
- the rocD gene encoding ornithine--oxo-acid transaminase: MSEATQQKNSQYYIDLENEYGAHNYHPLPVVLDRGEGVFVWDVEGKKYYDFLSAYSAVNQGHSHPKIVGALVNQAKKLALTSRAFHNSSLGEYEKKITLLFGFDKVLPMNSGAEAVETAVKLARKWSYEVKGISENAAKIIVCENNFHGRTTTIVSFSNDPDASKNYGPFTPGFIKIPYNDIGALEETLKNDAENIAAFLVEPIQGEAGVYVPDAGYLKAASELCKKYNVLFIADEVQTGIARTGKLIACYHEEVQPDILVLGKAISGGMYPVSAVLANNEIMKVIKPGQHGSTFGGNPIACAVAMAALDVVEDEKLSQRAESLGNLFRSEIEKVIAKTSLITKVRGKGLLNAILINDTPESSTAWNLCLKLKENGLLAKPTHGNIIRLAPPLVITEEQLLDCVSIIEKTVLEYIK; encoded by the coding sequence ATGTCAGAAGCTACTCAACAAAAGAATTCTCAGTATTATATTGATTTAGAAAACGAATATGGCGCCCACAACTATCATCCGCTTCCTGTGGTTTTAGACAGGGGAGAAGGGGTTTTTGTCTGGGATGTTGAAGGTAAAAAATACTATGATTTTCTTTCTGCATATTCCGCGGTGAATCAGGGGCATTCTCATCCGAAAATTGTCGGTGCTTTGGTAAATCAGGCGAAGAAGTTGGCTTTGACATCGCGCGCTTTCCATAACTCAAGTTTGGGAGAATATGAGAAGAAAATAACTTTACTTTTCGGATTTGATAAAGTTTTACCGATGAACTCAGGTGCAGAAGCAGTGGAAACAGCAGTAAAATTAGCCCGGAAATGGAGTTATGAAGTGAAAGGTATTTCTGAAAATGCGGCCAAAATTATCGTATGTGAAAATAATTTTCATGGAAGAACTACGACTATTGTTTCTTTTTCAAACGATCCTGATGCCAGCAAAAACTACGGTCCTTTTACACCGGGATTTATAAAAATTCCATATAATGATATCGGTGCTTTAGAAGAAACTCTGAAAAATGATGCGGAAAATATCGCGGCATTTTTAGTGGAACCTATCCAGGGTGAAGCCGGCGTTTACGTTCCGGATGCAGGTTATTTAAAAGCTGCTTCGGAATTATGTAAAAAATACAATGTTCTTTTCATTGCAGATGAAGTACAAACCGGAATCGCAAGAACCGGAAAACTGATCGCCTGTTATCACGAAGAGGTACAACCCGATATTTTGGTTTTAGGAAAAGCCATTTCCGGCGGAATGTATCCCGTTTCTGCAGTTTTGGCCAACAACGAAATTATGAAGGTGATAAAACCGGGTCAACATGGTTCAACTTTCGGTGGAAACCCGATTGCCTGTGCGGTTGCGATGGCTGCACTGGATGTGGTAGAGGACGAGAAGCTTTCTCAAAGAGCCGAATCTTTAGGGAATCTTTTCCGTTCAGAAATTGAAAAAGTGATTGCGAAAACTTCACTCATTACCAAAGTCCGTGGGAAGGGTTTATTAAATGCAATTCTCATTAATGATACTCCGGAAAGTTCTACGGCCTGGAATCTTTGTTTGAAATTAAAAGAAAACGGCTTACTGGCAAAACCGACTCATGGCAATATTATCAGATTGGCGCCGCCTTTGGTGATTACCGAAGAGCAACTTTTGGACTGCGTTTCGATTATCGAAAAAACCGTTTTGGAGTATATAAAATAA
- a CDS encoding glycosyltransferase family 2 protein — MGVSVAVITYNEEENIKRFLDSVNDIADEIIVVDSYSKDKTKERCSEYSQVKFYEKKFNGYGEQKNYALDLCTNEWVLFLDADEIPDEELKKSIRKIVDSGNSKFEVYDIKFNNYLGTHLIEHGGWGRVFRERFFKRNAAKYSPDRIHEYLMTDNDKGSIKGSINHYTYRNIHHYLSKMNNYSDMMAEKMFESGRKVNQLKIIVNPPFQFFKTYFLKLGFLDGFAGFYIARTMAFYNFMKYIKLYSIIKRSKLEKKSAR; from the coding sequence ATGGGAGTCTCGGTCGCTGTTATCACCTATAACGAAGAAGAAAATATCAAAAGATTTCTGGATTCAGTAAATGATATTGCCGATGAAATTATTGTTGTTGACAGTTATTCTAAAGATAAAACCAAAGAGCGCTGTTCGGAATATTCCCAAGTGAAATTTTACGAAAAAAAATTCAATGGTTACGGGGAACAGAAAAATTATGCCTTAGATTTATGTACCAATGAATGGGTGCTTTTTCTCGATGCCGATGAAATTCCAGATGAGGAGTTGAAAAAGTCCATCAGAAAAATTGTGGATTCCGGCAATTCTAAATTTGAGGTGTACGATATTAAATTTAACAATTATCTCGGCACGCATCTCATTGAACATGGAGGCTGGGGAAGAGTTTTCCGTGAAAGATTTTTTAAAAGAAATGCGGCAAAGTATTCTCCCGACAGAATTCACGAGTATCTGATGACCGATAACGACAAAGGATCTATAAAAGGAAGTATTAATCACTACACCTACCGAAACATCCATCATTATCTGTCGAAAATGAATAATTATTCTGATATGATGGCCGAAAAAATGTTTGAAAGTGGTAGAAAAGTGAACCAGTTGAAAATAATCGTAAATCCTCCTTTTCAATTTTTCAAAACTTACTTCCTTAAGCTTGGATTTCTGGATGGTTTTGCGGGTTTCTATATTGCAAGAACAATGGCTTTTTATAATTTTATGAAATACATTAAACTATACAGCATAATAAAACGCAGCAAACTGGAAAAAAAATCAGCACGATGA